The Streptomyces tubercidicus DNA segment CGCACGGGCGGCACGGAGGCCATTGGCGGGCCGGTCCATGCGAGGATCAGGAATCGTCAGTGAAGACTTATGGAAGGTAGATCGTGGCTGAGCAGCTCTACGCCACCCTGAAGACGAACCAGGGCGACATCGAGATTCGGCTCCTGCCGAACCATGCACCGAAGACGGTCAAGAACTTCGTCGAGCTCGCCAAGGGTGAGCGGGAGTGGACCCACCCGGCGACCGGTAAGAAGTCCACGGACCGGCTCTACGACGGCACCGTCTTCCACCGGGTGATCAGCGGTTTCATGATCCAGGGCGGCGACCCGCTGGGCAACGGCACCGGCGGCCCCGGCTACGAGTTCGGGGACGAGTTCCACCCCGACCTGGCCTTCAACAAGCCGTACCTGCTGGCCATGGCCAACGCCGGGCCCGGCACCAACGGCTCGCAGTTCTTCGTCACCGTCGGGGCGACCGCCTGGCTGACCGGCAAGCACACCATCTTCGGTGAGGTCAGCAACGACGCGAGCAAGAAGGTCGTCGACGCCATCGCCGCCACCCAGACCAACCCGCGCACCGACCGTCCGCTCCAGGACGTGGTGATCGAGTCGGTGGTCATCGAGACCCGCTGACCCGCGTCACGAGCCCCGGCCGGATCCGGGGAACCATTGCGCCCCGCCCGGTCGTACATCAGGCGGGGCGCGACGCTCGTCCACGGGGCGGAGGCCGGGCGGAAAAGGCGTCGTGCCGACGCGCCCGGACGGAGAAGAGGACGAGGGGACGGATGGACCAGGTGCCAGGCAGCCCGAAGGAGCCGCAGGACGTACGGGGTGACGAGGGCCTGCCGGGCTGCCACC contains these protein-coding regions:
- a CDS encoding peptidylprolyl isomerase, coding for MAEQLYATLKTNQGDIEIRLLPNHAPKTVKNFVELAKGEREWTHPATGKKSTDRLYDGTVFHRVISGFMIQGGDPLGNGTGGPGYEFGDEFHPDLAFNKPYLLAMANAGPGTNGSQFFVTVGATAWLTGKHTIFGEVSNDASKKVVDAIAATQTNPRTDRPLQDVVIESVVIETR